One Purpureocillium takamizusanense chromosome 1, complete sequence genomic window carries:
- a CDS encoding uncharacterized protein (COG:S~EggNog:ENOG503P4D9): MADGAADDASPPKRLKKLPFKPTALRKTSLPKLASSDDNDKHGGGGGGGTNKDDDDGLALFRRAKEMEPIVTAEHERRLKKKQREEEKKRRAAIKLGKRPLQEVASDNHLDHVPHDDGQAWDHGSHSREPLSTAESGDGLGPSSGGLEKSTTVDKDIFSDLVTPPASKRSRIESTPTRTPIPTFEEAGDVAVDSPSTRVLRSNRKAATPIKSSPQKAAAPRTNDNVIAIESDSDSEAAFATPSRRRRRSSSGVVVVDDSPALLAPDEEDAEFEEYVRKAEAQRARDQAMLDSGADTGTPPTKDQVEIVVMSKVANTVSFRARVLYTKPLRLVRDTWMAMQRQKGVSLPVQNADDIILTWRRKRVYITSTLLHLGIRPRHGRVWVDGNGRDGLMDDGTRVLMEAWTPELFQDMEREEEHRRRREAGELSDDDEIADEEPPAPEIKLRVILVAKGMEEVKLTVRPETTVETLVTGFRTQRDVGSDKELRVRFDGEWLDEHVTMEEADVDDMNKFEIHFK, from the exons atggccgacggcgcagccGATGAtgcatcgccgccgaagcggcTCAAGAAACTGCCCTTCAAAcccacggcgctgcgcaaAACGTCGCTACCCAAGCTCGCCTcgagcgacgacaacgacaagcacggcggcggcggcggcggcggcaccaacaaggacgacgatgacgggctcGCTCTCTTCCGCAGGGCCAAGGAGATGGAGCCCATCGTGACGGCGGAGCACGAGCGCAGgctcaagaagaagcagcgcgaggaggaaaagaagaggCGGGCAGCCATCAAGCTGGGCAAGCGACCACTGCAAGAAGTGGCCAGCGACAACCATCTTGACCACGTGCCTCACGACGATGGCCAGGCTTGGGATCACGGAAGCCATTCGAGAGAGCCACTGTCGACGGCAGAATCCggtgacggcctcggccccaGCTCAGGTGGTCTTGAAAAATCCACGACCGTGGACAAGGACATCTTCAG CGACCTGGTCACCCCTCCGGCCTCGAAGCGCTCTAGGATCGAATCTACTCCCACTAGAACCCCCATTCCGACCTTTGAGGAGGCCGGGGATGTTGCCGTCGACTCGCCATCTACGCGCGTCCTCCGGTCAAACCGCAAGGCAGCAACGCCTATCAAAAGCTCCCCTCAGAAGGCGGCCGCTCCCCGGACAAACGAcaacgtcatcgccatcgagtcggactcggactcggaaGCTGCTTTCGCGACACCCTccagacgtcgccgtcgaagctccagcggcgtggtggtggtcgacgACTCCCCTGCGCTGCTGGCtcccgacgaggaggacgccgagTTTGAAGAGTACGTGCGGAAAGCCGAGGCGCAACGCGCGCGTGACCAAGCCATGCTGGACAGCGGCGCGGACACTggcacgccgcccaccaAGGATCAGGTCGAGATCGTCGTCATGTCCAAGGTGGCCAACACGGTCTCCTTTCGAGCCAGGGTCCTCTACACCAAACCGCTCAGGCTGGTGCGAGACACGTGGATGGCCATGCAGCGGCAGAAGGGGGTTAGCCTCCCTGTGCAAAACGCTGACGACATTATCCTCACCTGGCGGCGCAAGAGGGTCTACATCACCTCGACGCTCCTCCACCTGGGCATCCGGCCGCGCCACGGACGCGTCTGGGtggacggcaacggcagggACGGCCTGATGGACGACGGCACGCGGGTGCTTATGGAGGCGTGGACGCCGGAGCTGTTCCAGGACATggagcgcgaggaggagcatcggcgcaggcgcgaggctggcgagctgtccgacgacgatgagatCGCTGACGAAGAgccaccggcgccggagaTCAAGCTCAGGGTGATACTCGTGGCCAAAGGCATGGAGGAAGTCAAGCTGACGGTGCGGCCCGAGACGACGGTCGAGACGCTGGTAACGGGGTTCCGGACGCAGAGGGACGTGGGCTCGGACAAGGAGCTGCGCGTCAGGTTCGACGGCGAGTGgctcgacgagcacgtcaccatggaggaggccgatGTCGATGACATGAACAAGTTCGAGATTCACTTCAAGTGA
- a CDS encoding uncharacterized protein (EggNog:ENOG503NVP8~COG:B~COG:K), with protein MATDTGATTASTFSSPLSSAPESAPASAPSSPLSSLSSSPSIPGSPTLHQQSRQPQKRPDPSSRYPSPTSSAPSGTQSPVKLGEPMDDSPRPVKRRRVTPPKERTTMYLDLMKPNEDFTHEDNFQLQRLLAALRKKKKVVVIAGAGISVSAGIPDFRSSTGLFATARSQHKLKASGKHLFDASVYKHDSSTQSFHTMVREMAGMVKDAKPTPFHHLLASLAKEGRLLRLYSQNIDCIDTSMPPLHTSVPLEPKGPWPKTVQLHGGLEKMVCTKCGDLKPFNGDVFSGPEAPLCAMCKEQDEVRTTHAGKRSHGIGRLRPRFVLYNEFNPDEEAIGNVARADLKARPDAVIVVGTTLKVPGTRRLVKEMCQVARGRKDGFTAWVNIDPEPKGVEFKDCWDMIVRSKCDDVARLASLPPYDCEIGDNYEVSPEQYAEKLGGLRKNSFEVGIPSSPTKTAIEVHIEAKPKQVEDMQAMPTPCPSPPVSASKGPSKAKQTKIILGKSGPGKPAMAKDPSGKAPKARPRKKLPAKGQAPPKNSIMEKLKTSKATVVGTKPIRKPLPDAPLSSPRLPQGISQQSLRNVAIKDEAEITCALPALRPELSQRRSSSDSYVKCEPGEAQPAGASSASPSTPVMAAEPFPRETVSPTSIPQNMRHLIDAQ; from the coding sequence ATGGCTACCGACACGGGCGCTaccaccgcctccacctTCTCCAGCCCGCTCTCCTCAGCCCCGGAATCTGCTCCTGCCTCTGCGCCCTCATCACCGCTTTCCAGTctctccagctcgccctccaTCCCCGGCTCGCCCACCTTGCACCAGCAGAGCCGACAGCCACAGAAGCGACCAGATCCCTCAAGCCGCTACCCATCGCCCACCTCGTCGGCACCCTCGGGCACCCAGTCGCCCGTCAAGCTTGGAGAGCCCATGGACGACAGCCCGCGTCCCGTCAAGAGGCGCAGGGTCACGCCTCCCAAAGAGCGCACCACAATGTACCTCGACCTCATGAAGCCCAACGAGGATTTTACCCACGAAGACAACTTCCAGCTGCAGCgtctgctcgccgccctccgcaagaagaagaaggtggTGGTcattgccggcgccggcatctcTGTATCCGCTGGCATCCCCGACTTtcgctcctcgacgggccTCTTCGCCACGGCCCGCAGCCAGcacaagctcaaggcctcGGGCAAGCACCTCTTCGATGCCTCCGTCTACAAGCACGACTCCTCCACCCAATCCTTCCATACCATGGTCCGCGAGATGGCCGGCATGGTCAAGGACGCCAAGCCCACGCCCTTTCACCATTtgctcgcctccctcgccaaGGAGGGCCGCCTGCTTCGCCTCTACTCGCAAAACATTGACTGCATTGACACCTCCATGCCGCCTCTCCACACGAGCGTGCCCCTCGAACCCAAAGGCCCTTGGCCCAAGACGGTTCAGCTGCACGGCGGTCTCGAGAAGATGGTGTGCACAAAGTGCGGCGACCTGAAGCCCTTCAACGGTGACGTCTTCAGCGGGCCAGAGGCCCCCCTATGTGCCATGTGCaaggagcaggacgaggtgcGCACCACCCACGCCGGCAAGCGAAGCCACGGTATCGGCCGCTTGCGGCCCAGATTTGTTTTATATAACGAGTTCAaccccgacgaggaggccatTGGCAACGTCGCCAGAGCCGACCTCAAAgcccgccccgacgccgtcatTGTCGTCGGAACTACGCTCAAGGTCCCCGGTACGAGACGCCTCGTCAAGGAAATGTGCCAGGTCGCTCGCGGCCGCAAGGACGGCTTCACCGCCTGGGTCAACATCGATCCAGAGCCCAAGGGCGTCGAGTTCAAGGACTGCTGGGACATGATTGTGCGCTCCAAGTGTGACGACGTGGCGCGCTTGGCCAGCCTCCCGCCCTACGACTGCGAAATCGGCGACAACTACGAGGTGTCCCCGGAGCAGTacgccgagaagctgggcggcctgcgcaagAACAGCTTCGAGGTCGGCATCCCCAGCAGTCCGACCAAGACGGCCATCGAGGTGCACATCGAGGCCAAGCCCAAGCAGGTCGAGGACATGCAGGCCATGCCGACCCCCTGCCCCAGCCCTCCTGTCTCGGCCAGCAAAGGACCCTCGAAGGCGAAGCAGACCAAGATCATCCTTGGCAAGTCGGGCCCCGGGAAACctgccatggccaaggaccCCAGCGGCAAGGCTCCCAAGGCCCGCCCTCGCAAAAAGCTGCCGGCCAAGGGTCAGGCGCCCCCCAAGAACAGCATCATGGAGAAGCTCAAAACGAGCAAGGCAACTGTCGTCGGCACGAAGCCGATCAGAAAGCCTTTGCCCGACGCTCccttgtcctcgccgcggctACCGCAGGGCATTTCCCAGCAGTCGTTGCGCAACGtggccatcaaggacgaggccgagattACCTGTGCActgcccgccctgcgcccAGAGCTGTCGCAGCGGCGGAGCTCGTCAGACAGCTACGTCAAGTGCGAACCTGGCGAGGCGCAACCGGCGGGCGCAAGTTCTGCGTCTCCCTCGACCCCAGTCATGGCAGCAGAGCCATTTCCACGGGAAACCGTTTCTCCCACAAGCATTCCGCAGAACATGCGGCATCTGATTGACGCACAATGA
- a CDS encoding Rhomboid protease (MEROPS:MER0015462~EggNog:ENOG503P1NA~COG:T~TransMembrane:8 (i308-329o344-363i375-393o399-415i427-445o451-469i490-508o514-531i)) has product MSAFICSDARRALLRVAARSATRSACAPSSVLPLRCLFSSSSSNSSSSASQTRSITSRCQKHWQASGILHRPASDTRSRRSFFSSTKIIRDYEELPRDYRDQTGLAFRAKDLTDEEAKRIFGLRITAAAANHLLRILHGRRVAGTLEDPAFAVHTAQFSPELIAAGLAYLRETVPVGEVMNAGLRAEDELNQMELEREEAEKRKRKGVEEAASEKTADEDEVKIDPVYGRSSFDAMRARIKAKDKARERALEEERKAKEAEEPAAPAGPLAKREDGTRAITNPKIAEYYAKAQSTLEAPPEMRAWERIVPSATVVALVLGFMAAVAMVYEEPMQRYRLLREVSTAQATVGAMIAVNVAVFLAWRVPPLWKTLNKWAILVVATPRPVTLFTAVFSHTKTSHLLVNMVPLWFVGTALHEELGRADFSTLYAGCGAVGFLGSLTTYTLRGWLTVTSLGASGATLGLCAAYFWEHRRDGFKILGLPANEGVHGIVFLALIAAVQLAGLGRTMRYKVDVASHLTGMAAGVLGMELLNRTERRRGRRGGEGGAEVIELWTPEGVRGEGAEGELAVGAGAAGRRRPAADASG; this is encoded by the coding sequence ATGAGCGCCTTCATCTGCTCGGATGCTCGGCGCGCGCTGCTGAGGGTGGCGGCTCGTAGCGCAACCAGGAGCGCCTGCGCTCCGAGCTCGGTGCTGCCGCTACGATGCctcttcagcagcagcagcagcaacagcagcagcagcgcctctcAGACTCGATCGATTACATCTCGATGCCAAAAACATTGGCAAGCCTCAGGAATACTACACCGCCCTGCGAGCGACACAAGATCACGGCGCTCGTTCTTCTCCTCGACCAAGATCATCCGCGACtacgaggagctgccgcgCGACTACCGCGACCAGACGGGCCTCGCTTTCCGCGCCAAGGACCTCACCGATGAGGAGGCAAAGCGCATCTTCGGGCTGAGGATaacggccgcggcggcgaaccaCCTGCTGCGGATCCtgcacgggcggcgcgtcgcgggAACGCTCGAGGACCCGGCGTTTGCGGTGCACACAGCTCAGTTCTCGCCGGAGCTGATTGCAGCCGGGCTCGCGTACCTGCGTGAGACGGTGCCGGTTGGGGAGGTGATGAACGCcgggctgcgcgccgaggacgagctgaaTCAGATGGAGCtagagagggaggaggccgagaagcgcaagcgcaagggcgtcgaggaggcggcctcCGAGAAGACggctgacgaggatgaagtCAAGATCGACCCGGTATACGGCCGAAGCAGCTTCGACGCGATGCGAGCGCGCATCAAGGCAAAGGACAAGGCGCGAGAAcgggcgctcgaggaggaacgcaaggccaaggaggccgaggaaccGGCCGCCCCCGCGGGTCCGCTAGCGAAGCGGGAGGACGGAACACGGGCCATCACCAACCCCAAGATCGCTGAGTACTACGCCAAGGCTCAGTCGACgctggaggcgccgccggagaTGCGGGCATGGGAGCGGAtcgtgccgtcggcgacggtggtggcgctggtgctggggttcatggcggcggtcgccATGGTGTACGAAGAGCCGATGCAGCGCTaccggctgctgcgggaggtatcgacggcgcaggcgacgGTCGGGGCCATGATCGCGGTCAACGTGGCCGTGTTCCTGGCGTGGCGGGTACCGCCGCTGTGGAAGACGCTCAACAAGTGGGCGAtcctggtggtggcgacgccgcggccggtgaCGCTCTTCACGGCCGTCTTCTCGCACACCAAGACGAGCCACCTGCTGGTCAACATGGTGCCGCTGTGGTTCGTGGGGACGGCGCTCCACGAGGAGCTGGGGCGGGCCGACTTCTCGACGCTGTACGCGGGGTGCGGCGCGGTCGGGTTCCTGGGCAGCCTGACGACGTACACGCTGCGCGGGTGGCTGACGGTGACGTCGCTGGGGGCGTCGGGGGCGACGCTGGGGCTCTGCGCGGCCTACTTTTGGGAGCACCGGCGCGACGGCTTCAAGATACTGGGCCTGCCGGCTAACGAGGGCGTGCACGGCATCGTGTTCCTGGCGCTCATCGCGGCGGTGCAGCTGGCGGGCTTGGGCCGCACGATGCGCTACAAGGTGGACGTGGCGTCGCACCtgacgggcatggcggcgggcgtgctgggcaTGGAGCTGCTGAACCGGAcggagcggaggaggggacggcgcggcggggagggcggcgccgaggttaTTGAGCTGTGGACGCCGGAGGGGGTTcgcggcgagggagccgagggggagctggcggtgggagcaggggcggcagggcggcggaggccggccgcggaTGCATCGGGATGA
- a CDS encoding uncharacterized protein (EggNog:ENOG503P76K) has product MSADTRPIEPARFAAALKDLSVGMLHLKVLEIRNSIAHLQYSNDQLRPFADGSATALDATTTTTTTTTTSSSSPAPPNAAATTAGHIPDQDCVDAIRENEQVMERMVERIALVRLEVEERGLSWTEFQSNKDEEGLGRKDAEATEDAHPSGGGGGGNGINPAAPAAATAVNGEAPHSAWTDGTFQTGTIRGGQVRLDSQQPGRAAPTTTTGANGEGAPTGGSLSDEQLRRALEERMRDLGRGDDDDDDDDGGMHL; this is encoded by the coding sequence ATGTCCGCCGACACGCGCCCCATAGAGCCCGcgcgcttcgccgccgcgctcaaggACCTCTCCGTCGGCATGCTGCACCTCAAGGTCCTCGAGATCCGCAACTCCATCGCCCACCTGCAGTACTCCAACGACCAGCTCCGGCCGTTTGCCGACGGCTCCGCGACCGCCCTCGATGCCACAaccactactaccaccaccaccacaacctcctcatcctcccccgcgccgcccaacgccgccgcgacgacagccgGTCACATCCCCGACCAGGActgcgtcgacgccatccgcgagAACGAGCAGGTCATGGAGCGCATggtcgagcgcatcgccctcgtccgcctcgaggtcgaggagcggGGCTTGAGCTGGACCGAGTTCCAGAgcaacaaggacgaggagggcctcgggcgcaaggacgccgaggcgacCGAAGACGCACACCCcagcggaggcggcggcggcggcaacggcatcaacccagcagctcctgctgcagcgacagcggtcaacggcgaggcgccgcaCTCGGCCTGGACGGACGGCACGTTCCAGACCGGCACAAtacgcggcggccaggtgcGCCTCgacagccagcagccaggtcgcgcggcgccgaccacgaccacgggCGCCAACGGGGAGGGCGCGCccaccggcggcagcctgtcggacgagcagctgcggcgcgcgctggaggagcgcaTGCGTGATCTGGGcaggggcgacgacgatgacgacgacgacgacggtggtaTGCATCTGTAG
- a CDS encoding uncharacterized protein (EggNog:ENOG503P1ZS), with translation MSFPVAFRSAVFYFVACTPCAKVRHRHKAKEQARKERLEKAKLETEQPGLYRHPSPFNTNPYWQEEISMGPSLPKKAASKNSSQRGLTSSGQESSAPSMSEQTAVGDSRTNFADSLSALPEDDTVSDDWNRRRGYQREDEELWGQAGSGSGHRLMDAFSKARDSAGRLIDATLGIEKEVTEQERRDFYFSPRNPPVNDYHPPVVSSKQPHRDAHKWMLQPPPPAKVMEGKVPVSRAISTGSRSSGRTMASDEAQLGRMLKEKLALERLRKESNPTETELIESLFLTRSHHSATRTRSRSLSFNDSDDSLDNPFERRRRTRRPPAARPPGADSDSENEAPLPITQTTSQNSTSTHAAQRPKLETIPSTDTGSSSRHSSRKAMKRQKSTRGRAKTWVNSPVGDDTE, from the coding sequence ATGTCTTTCCCTGTTGCCTTCCGCTCCGCCGTCTTCTACTTCGTCGCCTGCACGCCATGTGCCAAGGTCCGCCACCGTcacaaggccaaggagcaggcACGAAAGGAGCGGCTCGAAAAGGCCAAGCTCGAGACGGAGCAGCCCGGCCTCTACCGCCACCCTTCACCTTTTAACACCAACCCCTACTGGCAGGAGGAGATCAGCATGGGTCCCAGCTTGCCCAAAAAGGCCGCCAGCAAGAATTCGAGCCAGAGGGGGCTCACAAGCTCCGGCCAGGAGAGCAGCGCTCCGAGTATGTCGGAGCAGACTGCCGTAGGGGACAGTCGCACCAACTTTGCCGACAGCCTGTCAGCGCTTCCCGAGGACGACACCGTATCAGATGACTGGAACCGCCGTCGTGGTTACCAAagagaggacgaggagctatggggccaggccggcagcggctctGGCCATAGGTTGATGGACGCCTTCTCCAAGGCCCGCGACTCGGCTGGCAGGCTCATCGACGCGACCCTCGGCATCGAGAAGGAGGTGACGGAGCAGGAGCGTCGCGACTTTTACTTTTCGCCGAGGAACCCCCCAGTCAATGACTATcacccgcccgtcgtcagcagcaagcagccgcACCGAGACGCCCATAAGTGGATGCTGCaaccgcctccgcccgccaaGGTCATGGAAGGCAAGGTGCCAGTGTCCCGGGCTATCAGCACCGGGAGTAGGTCCAGCGGCAGGACCATGGCGTCGGACGAGGCCCAGCTGGGCCGCATGCTTaaggagaagctcgcctTGGAGAGGCTGCGCAAGGAGAGCAATCCGACAGAGACGGAGCTTATCGAGTCCCTGTTCCTGACCCGGAGTCACCACTCGGCCACCCGCACCAGGAGCAGGAGCCTGAGCTTCAACGACTCGGACGATTCCTTGGATAACCCATTTgagaggcgcaggcgcaccCGGCGGCCcccagcggcgcggccaccGGGAGccgactcggactcggaaaacgaggcgccgctgcccattACACAGACGACGAGCCAAAACAGCACGTCTACGCATGCCGCACAGCGCCCTAAACTAGAGACGATACCGAGCACCGATACGggtagcagcagccgccactCCTCGAGGAAGGCGATGAAGCGGCAAAAGTCGACGAGAGGCAGGGCCAAGACGTGGGTCAACTcgcccgtcggcgacgacacggaATAA
- a CDS encoding uncharacterized protein (SECRETED:SignalP(1-17~SECRETED:cutsite=GLG-RD~SECRETED:prob=0.7684)), which produces MRPSFATVLGLVSLGLGRDWVKDPWKLTEGCFHVSYECEDAQTVAGRGDNPSVAEYIARLVDKLPEDTVYKSGEHIICYQYSNGPAGFCLFFEGLDKGATRNKRDIKAAIPVLLEVSPSRECKGRCGEARAHGDTRNGLLKLDYVGEHSCEGIC; this is translated from the coding sequence ATGCGACCCTCATTCGCCACCGTCCTCGGACTCGTGTCCCTCGGGCTCGGAAGAGATTGGGTGAAAGACCCTTGGAAGCTGACGGAGGGATGCTTCCACGTTAGCTACGAGTGCGAGGACGCGCAGACGGTggcgggccgcggcgacaacCCGAGCGTGGCAGAGTACATCGCCAGGCTCGTGGACAAGCTCCCCGAGGACACGGTGTACAAGTCCGGGGAGCACATCATATGCTACCAGTACTCCAACGGGCCGGCCGGTTTCTGCCTCTTCTTCGAGGGCCTGGACAAGGGGGCCACGCGCAACAAGAGGGACATCAAGGCGGCAATCCCGGTGCTCCTCGAGGTGTCCCCCTCGAGGGAATGTAAGGGCAGGTGTGGGGAGGCTAGGGCGCACGGCGACACGCGCAACGGGCTGCTCAAGCTCGACTACGTGGGGGAACACTCGTGTGAGGGCATTTGCTAG
- a CDS encoding uncharacterized protein (EggNog:ENOG503P3A0~TransMembrane:1 (o6-26i)), translating to MADASMNYLYTIGGYATLIGLGYAVYHVSTQKANRRGAAAAPRAVKTAHQEPRKEDRKKKQRMESFASEAQEAAKAKSRLNAAEESKPAPVSYAAAAAAADSAKDEVDNREFARQLARAKEGTKLASKTDASKQREKSVKQSRANQITDKAAADKAASDKPVATLSTTSADADADDDESPATSPETSPVDASGVSDMLEPAPAGPAVLRITDSGKQEQKKKATKAPEKVETKKQRQNRKKAEAAKAARDEAEKDRKLLEEKQRRAARIAEGRAAKDGSQFQAAQAKSSAWTQGAPNGNSTGKSPDATVLHQPLDTFEEKPATTTVKPAAATKSEGSWMSSLPSEEEQMEMLKHDADEWSTVQTKASKKSKKASSVSSADDKAQPRPAAQPQQPTSGASKAAKPTSSQNFGGSFSALTTNDDAAEEAEEEWEV from the coding sequence atggccgacgcgagCATGAACTACCTCTACACCATTGGTGGCTACGCCACCCTCATTGGCCTCGGCTATGCCGTCTATCATGTTTCGACACAAAAGGCGAACCggaggggcgccgccgccgcaccgcgaGCTGTCAAGACGGCGCACCAAGAACCGCGTAAAGAGGAtaggaagaagaagcagcggATGGAGAGCTTCGCCTCGGAGGCTCAGGaagccgccaaggccaagtccCGCCTCAACGCTGCCGAGGAGTCTAAGCCGGCCCCCGTGAGCTacgccgcagctgccgccgccgccgactcggcTAAGGATGAGGTCGACAATCGCGAGTTCGCCAGACAGCTGGCCAGGGCTAAGGAGGGCACCAAGCTTGCGTCCAAGACGGACGCCTCGAAGCAGCGAGAGAAGTCTGTCAAGCAGTCTCGCGCCAACCAAATTACCGACAAGGCCGCTGCAGACAAGGCTGCTTCCGACAAGCCCGTCGCCACCCTCTCGACCAccagcgccgacgccgatgccgacgacgatgagtcCCCCGCGACGTCCCCCGAGACTAGCCCCGTCGATGCCAGTGGCGTCAGCGACATGCTTGAGCCGGCCCCTGCCGGCCCCGCCGTCCTCCGCATTACCGACTCGGGCAAGCaggagcagaagaagaaggccaccAAGGCCCCCGAAAAGGTCGAGACTAAGAAGCAGCGCCAGAACCGGAAGAAGGCCGAAGCTGCcaaggccgcccgcgacgaggccgagaaggacCGCAAGCTTCTTgaggagaagcagcgccgggctgcccgcatcgccgagggCCGGGCCGCCAAGGACGGCTCCCAGTTCCAGGCCGCACAGGCCAAGAGCTCGGCATGGACTCAGGGCGCACCGAACGGCAACAGCACTGGCAAGAGCCCTGACGCCACTGTGTTGCATCAACCCCTCGACACTTTCGAGGAGAagccggcaacgacgacggtgaagcccgccgccgccaccaaaTCCGAAGGCTCCTGGAtgtcctccctcccctcggaggaggagcagatgGAGATGCTCaagcacgacgccgacgagtgGAGCACCGTTCAGACCAAGGCCTCCAAGAAATCCAAGAAGGCGTCCTCGGTGTCGTCGGCTGACGACAAGGCGCAGCCCCGTCCTGCGGCCCAACCCCAGCAGCCCACGAGTGGCGCttccaaggcggccaagcccaCGTCCTCGCAGAACTTTGGCGGCTCGTTCTCCGCCCTGACGacaaacgacgacgccgctgaggAAGCCGAAGAGGAGTGGGAGGTCTGA
- a CDS encoding uncharacterized protein (COG:F~EggNog:ENOG503NWEU) — protein MAPHKIIIDTDPGVDDIMAMLLALSASPEELDVAMISVTYGNVPLQSCLRNVVALFHVLEKELAWRKETGRPEGYGAMKASKPIVAVGPEHPLEDECLMADYFHGEDGLHNVHKVHPHLSPADTWGSLFTDNEASGDQTTASSLFTPSKKPAHKEILRILRENPVDTVSVLAVGPLTNVALAAAEDPEAFLRIKELVVMGGAVNVEGNVTPCAEFNCYADAVAAARVYALTSFNPSSTMPPLPAKLSTLPPYPPKLSRRLKLTIAPLDITTPHLITKSFFADRVQPHIDAGSPLAVWTSHFIKGAFSKIESMEGDGNEPGLSLHDPLTVWYMITHDDPQWKFPAKLEDIRIETSGQWTRGMHVVDNRLRAKPAEVAAAVSEDPREDPKVVTIDEVPGDTMGWMSILKGNNVGRLIASPGEDLFKEVWMQRVFAQS, from the exons ATGGCGCCGCACAAAATCATCATCGACACTGATCCAG gtgtcgacgacatcatggCCATGCTGCTCGCCCTTAGCGCCTCCCCCGAGGAGCTCGATGTCGCCATGATCTCAGTCACATACGGCAACGTTCCCCTGCAAAG CTGTCTGCGTAACGTGGTCGCCCTCTTCCATGTCCTGGAGAAGGAGCTCGCGTGGCGGAAGGAAACTGGCCGCCCCGAGGGCTACGGCGCCATGAAGGCCTCCAAGCCCATCGTTGCCGTCGGCCCAGAGCACCCTCTTGAAGATGAGTGCCTCATGGCTGATTACTTCC acggcgaggatggcctGCACAATGTCCACAAAGTACATCCCCATCTCAGCCCCGCCGATACCTGGGGCTCCCTCTTCACAGACAATGAGGCGTCCGGTGATCAAaccaccgcctcgtcccTGTTTACACCCTCCAAGAAGCCCGCCCACAAAGAGATCCTCCGCATCCTCCGCGAGAACCCCGTCGATACTGtctccgtcctcgccgttggACCCCTGACGAACGTCgctcttgccgctgctgagGATCCCGAGGCCTTCCTCCGCAtcaaggagctcgtcgtcatgggTGGTGCCGTCAACGTCGAGGGAAACGTCACGCCCTGCGCCGAGTTCAACTGCTACGCCGATGCAGTTGCCGCGGCTCGCGTCTACGCCCTCACCTCCTTCAACCCGTCGTCAACGATGCCTCCCTTGCCCGCTAAGTTGTCGACCTTGCCACCGTACCCGCCCAAGCTGTCCCGTCGGCTGAAGCTCACCATCGCGCCTCTTGACATCACCACTCCGCACCTCATCACCAAGAGCTTCTTTGCGGATAGGGTCCAACCGCACATTGACGCTGGAAGCCCCCTGGCCGTGTGGACATCGCATTTCATCAAAGGCGCGTTCAGCAAGATCGAGTCCATggagggcgacggcaacgagcCGGGCCTGTCTCTACATGACCCGCTCACTGTATGGTACATGATCACCCACGACGATCCTCAATGGAAGTTCCCGGCAAAGCTCGAGGATATTCGCATCGAGACGTCTGGCCAGTGGACGCGCGGTAtgcacgtcgtcgacaacCGCCTGAGAGCAAAGCCGGCTGAGGTGGCTGCGGCTGTTTCGGAGGATCCCCGAGAGGACCCCAAAGTCGTCACCATCGACGAGGTCCCCGGCGACACCATGGGCTGGATGAGCATCCTTAAAGGCAACAATGTTGGTCGCCTCATCGCCTCGCCAGGCGAAGATCTCTTCAAGGAAGTGTGGATGCAGCGTGTCTTTGCGCAATCGTAG